The following are encoded in a window of Flavobacterium cupriresistens genomic DNA:
- the rimK gene encoding 30S ribosomal protein S6--L-glutamate ligase: MLQNKVILGSEEWCSFPELGIPTIKARVDSGAKTSALHAINIAPFIKNDTNWVKFDINPIQNNIKTIIHCEAPLVDKRIVKSSSGFREHRYVIQTHLKIGDTKWPIEMTLTNRDSMGFRMLLGREAMSGRVLVDPEEKYLLGQPTPESLKELYQNSEKATSGLRIGLLASNPELYSNKRIMEAGEMRGHEMHFLNIKECYMKLDAKTPEIHYRGGKILNQFDAIIPRIRPSITFYGCALTRQFEALKVFCLNSATAITQSRDKLYSLQLLLNSGIDIPTTGFANSPLDTDNLIKMVGGSPLIVKLLEGTQGKGVVLAETKKAAESVINAFKSLNANILVQEFIKEANGKDIRCFVIDGKVVAAIQREAMPGEFRANIHLGGTASVIKVTAEEKKIAIKAAKAMDLKVAGVDIIRSSKGPLLLEVNSSPGLEGIEGATNKDIAGEMIRAIEKNFKLS; this comes from the coding sequence ATGCTTCAAAACAAAGTCATTTTAGGTAGCGAAGAATGGTGCTCATTTCCAGAACTAGGAATCCCAACAATCAAGGCTCGTGTGGATTCCGGTGCAAAGACATCGGCATTGCATGCTATAAACATAGCTCCTTTTATTAAAAATGATACCAACTGGGTAAAATTCGACATTAACCCGATTCAGAATAACATCAAAACCATCATACATTGTGAAGCACCGTTGGTTGACAAAAGAATTGTAAAAAGCTCCAGTGGTTTCAGAGAACATCGTTACGTAATCCAGACGCATCTTAAAATTGGTGATACGAAGTGGCCTATCGAAATGACGCTAACCAATAGAGATTCAATGGGCTTCAGAATGCTTTTAGGTCGCGAGGCCATGAGCGGACGTGTATTGGTTGATCCGGAAGAAAAGTACTTATTAGGACAACCAACTCCGGAATCCTTAAAAGAATTATACCAAAATTCAGAAAAAGCAACTTCCGGTTTAAGAATCGGACTTTTAGCCAGCAATCCTGAATTGTACAGCAATAAAAGAATCATGGAGGCCGGCGAAATGCGTGGTCACGAAATGCACTTTTTGAACATCAAAGAATGCTACATGAAACTGGATGCAAAAACTCCCGAAATTCATTACAGAGGTGGAAAAATTCTTAACCAATTTGACGCTATCATTCCACGTATCAGACCAAGTATTACATTCTATGGTTGCGCTTTGACACGTCAGTTTGAAGCATTGAAAGTTTTCTGTTTAAATTCAGCTACAGCCATCACACAGTCCCGCGATAAATTATACTCTTTACAACTGTTATTAAATAGTGGTATTGACATTCCGACGACTGGTTTTGCTAATTCTCCATTAGACACCGACAACTTAATTAAAATGGTTGGTGGTTCTCCGTTAATCGTAAAATTATTAGAAGGAACACAAGGAAAAGGAGTTGTTTTAGCAGAAACCAAAAAAGCGGCGGAAAGTGTTATTAATGCATTCAAAAGCTTAAATGCCAATATCCTTGTTCAGGAATTCATTAAGGAAGCCAACGGAAAAGACATTCGTTGTTTTGTTATTGACGGAAAAGTAGTCGCTGCCATTCAGCGTGAAGCTATGCCAGGCGAATTTAGAGCCAATATCCACCTTGGCGGAACCGCTTCAGTTATAAAAGTAACTGCCGAAGAGAAAAAAATCGCCATAAAAGCCGCAAAAGCAATGGATCTAAAAGTGGCTGGGGTAGATATCATTCGTTCTTCAAAAGGACCGTTGTTGCTTGAGGTAAACTCTTCGCCGGGTCTTGAAGGAATTGAAGGCGCAACAAACAAAGACATTGCCGGAGAAATGATCCGAGCGATTGAGAAAAATTTCAAGCTATCTTAA
- a CDS encoding inorganic phosphate transporter, with amino-acid sequence MTLLIIIIVLALIFDYINGFHDAANAIATVVATKVLTPFQAVLWAAFFNFLAYWVFGFGVADTVAKTAHTMEINLVVILAGVIAAICWNLLTWWLGIPSSSSHTLIGGFAGAAIAHAIAVHGFSGYVGEDGVTHYWYEIVSWYKAGKDGGMPSGVLIIIAFIVLAPLLGALASYLISIWLLNASRKSIGPKIFTVVLMLLTIWFVYSQMIPYEEILEKGGKARFDSHFWSVVFDPHNIKWFLVAFIVLTVSAFCLIFSSLNLHQADAALKKMQLLSSAAFSLGHGGNDSQKVMGIIAAAVAVYINTNPGVHMDSWLDVVLPNDDLGVKGVMPGWIPLACYSAIAAGTLSGGWKIVKTMGSKITKVTSFEGVAAETAGALTLYFTEHLKIPVSTTHTITGSIIGVGLTKRVSAVRWGVTVSLIWAWVLTIPISAILAGLVYFVLSIFI; translated from the coding sequence ATGACGCTACTTATAATTATTATAGTATTAGCCTTAATTTTTGATTACATCAATGGTTTTCATGATGCGGCAAATGCTATTGCTACAGTTGTTGCGACAAAGGTACTAACGCCTTTTCAGGCCGTTCTTTGGGCAGCATTTTTTAACTTTCTGGCTTACTGGGTTTTCGGATTTGGTGTTGCGGATACTGTTGCAAAAACAGCGCACACTATGGAGATCAACCTGGTTGTAATTCTGGCCGGTGTTATTGCAGCGATTTGTTGGAATTTATTGACTTGGTGGCTTGGAATTCCTTCGAGTTCTTCGCATACTTTAATTGGTGGATTTGCCGGAGCTGCAATAGCTCATGCGATTGCTGTACACGGTTTCTCAGGTTATGTTGGCGAAGATGGAGTTACACATTATTGGTATGAAATAGTAAGTTGGTATAAGGCAGGAAAAGACGGTGGAATGCCATCAGGAGTTCTTATCATTATTGCTTTTATTGTTTTAGCACCATTATTGGGAGCATTGGCTTCTTACCTAATTTCGATTTGGTTGTTAAATGCTTCTCGAAAAAGTATTGGACCTAAAATATTTACTGTTGTCTTAATGCTGCTAACAATCTGGTTTGTTTACAGTCAGATGATTCCTTACGAAGAGATTTTGGAAAAAGGAGGAAAAGCTCGTTTCGACTCTCATTTTTGGAGTGTAGTTTTCGATCCACACAATATTAAATGGTTTTTGGTAGCCTTTATTGTGCTAACGGTTAGTGCTTTTTGCTTAATATTCAGTAGCTTAAATTTACATCAGGCGGATGCAGCATTAAAGAAAATGCAATTATTGTCTTCTGCTGCGTTTAGTTTAGGACACGGAGGTAATGATTCACAAAAAGTAATGGGTATTATTGCTGCGGCAGTAGCGGTATACATCAATACAAACCCTGGGGTTCATATGGATTCTTGGTTAGATGTGGTCTTGCCAAATGATGATTTAGGTGTTAAAGGAGTAATGCCGGGATGGATTCCATTAGCGTGTTATTCTGCAATTGCAGCAGGAACTTTGAGTGGTGGTTGGAAAATTGTAAAAACAATGGGTTCAAAAATCACAAAAGTAACTTCTTTTGAAGGTGTTGCTGCTGAAACAGCTGGAGCTTTAACGCTTTATTTTACAGAGCATTTAAAAATTCCGGTAAGTACAACACATACAATTACAGGTTCTATCATTGGTGTTGGATTGACAAAACGTGTATCTGCCGTTCGTTGGGGGGTAACCGTAAGTTTGATCTGGGCTTGGGTATTAACGATTCCTATTTCGGCTATTTTAGCAGGTTTAGTGTATTTTGTATTGAGTATTTTTATTTAA
- a CDS encoding DUF47 domain-containing protein has protein sequence MSINSIFQFLVPKDKKFFPLFEEASSNLIELASNLHEAVNLPLKEREVLFQKIDELEQRGEDITRQTNLELSRNFITPFDREDIHTLITSIDNVADYLHGAASRMKLYQVDKITKSIRKMTEINLEACQNIDSAVKELRNLSNMKVIKEACARINKLENKSDNVYNKAVFEIFENETDAKNIIKYKEVLSVLESATDKCKSVANILESISVKHS, from the coding sequence ATGTCAATAAACAGTATTTTCCAATTTTTAGTGCCGAAAGACAAAAAATTCTTTCCACTTTTTGAAGAAGCTTCAAGTAATTTAATTGAATTAGCTTCTAATTTACACGAAGCTGTAAACCTTCCATTGAAAGAAAGAGAAGTTCTTTTTCAAAAAATTGATGAGTTAGAGCAAAGAGGAGAAGACATTACGCGTCAGACCAATCTTGAATTGAGCAGAAACTTTATTACGCCGTTTGACAGAGAGGATATTCATACTTTGATTACTTCTATTGATAACGTAGCGGATTACCTTCATGGAGCCGCAAGCAGAATGAAATTGTATCAGGTTGATAAGATTACAAAATCGATCAGAAAGATGACAGAAATTAACCTTGAGGCTTGTCAGAATATTGACAGTGCGGTAAAGGAGCTTAGAAATCTAAGCAATATGAAAGTTATTAAAGAGGCTTGCGCCAGAATTAATAAACTTGAGAATAAATCTGATAATGTTTATAACAAAGCAGTTTTTGAAATTTTTGAAAACGAAACAGATGCTAAAAATATTATTAAATATAAAGAAGTTTTATCTGTTTTAGAATCAGCTACAGACAAATGTAAGAGTGTTGCGAACATACTGGAATCTATTTCTGTAAAACATTCTTAA
- a CDS encoding DUF421 domain-containing protein: MLFPYLDIIFRSVAVYFFMTIALRIFGKKELSQLNTADIILILLISNSVQNAMVGPDTSLWGGLVAALVLFVINFIIKKLTHKYKVLNDLLLDKPEILIHNGKLDFKSLSKLDISHDELKEAMREHGLEHFTDVKLCMLEIDGTISVISQDKTNLKETHYKRKHNHKNFRK; this comes from the coding sequence ATGCTATTTCCCTATCTTGATATTATTTTCCGAAGTGTTGCTGTCTATTTTTTCATGACCATTGCACTCCGAATCTTTGGCAAAAAAGAACTCTCACAATTAAATACTGCCGATATTATTCTGATTCTATTAATTAGTAATTCGGTTCAAAATGCGATGGTTGGCCCGGACACAAGCCTTTGGGGTGGACTGGTTGCGGCTTTAGTGTTGTTTGTAATTAATTTCATTATTAAAAAACTAACACACAAATACAAAGTCCTTAACGATCTGTTATTAGACAAACCCGAGATTCTTATTCATAACGGAAAATTAGATTTTAAATCCCTAAGCAAATTAGACATTTCCCACGACGAATTAAAAGAAGCCATGCGTGAACATGGATTAGAACATTTCACCGATGTAAAGCTTTGTATGTTGGAAATTGACGGTACTATTAGTGTTATTTCTCAAGATAAAACTAACTTAAAAGAGACCCACTACAAGCGTAAGCACAATCATAAAAATTTCAGGAAGTAG
- a CDS encoding SMI1/KNR4 family protein has protein sequence MRFKFYIFKHRKKDNFERFYPFFLFFKIEHSIYLPFKQLMMFVEQVQRIKNKLIKAKNADVKLKVFGSEEHKYALGYTLNEKDILKFEKEYDLELPECYRTFLTNVGNGGIGFNASGAGPFYGIYPFGKMIEELIDKNAKEYLSQDCVWYPNMTDEYWDEITKNIDEEGISDEDFEIELGKIFSGVLPLGSQGCSYIHGLVLNGEFKGRVVNLDIDRQKPKFTFENNFLDWYERWLDEVISGDLIVDTATWFGYSMGGKAEDLLETYFSVSEFNIKKDCLNALLKKAKLDTETLDVIEAEYKLRSGEIQEVLLQILTKFDYNKAHVHLIEYAKENLLQVFQFVFWYAKEKSSDWLGSIESNVGKINDEETFRFCTYLLKEMSIDYGEIIAPFASNENEEIRVSAYYSLGQLKNKSKYLEIFIQGLNDKTNSVVRTALQALDGLEDKKLLRHYKSVSERFPKEQNYILVNLNLRLKPFGLTNSTIKNIDVETYEFFTSKNKWYQFWK, from the coding sequence GTGAGATTTAAATTTTACATTTTTAAACATAGGAAAAAGGATAATTTCGAAAGATTTTATCCTTTTTTTTTATTTTTTAAAATTGAACATTCCATATATTTACCATTTAAACAGTTAATGATGTTTGTAGAACAGGTACAAAGAATAAAAAATAAGCTTATTAAAGCTAAAAATGCTGATGTAAAGTTAAAAGTATTTGGTTCGGAAGAGCATAAGTATGCTTTAGGGTATACTTTGAATGAGAAAGATATTTTAAAATTTGAAAAGGAATATGATTTAGAATTGCCTGAGTGTTATAGAACTTTTTTGACTAATGTTGGCAATGGAGGGATAGGTTTTAATGCTTCAGGAGCTGGTCCGTTTTATGGTATTTACCCATTTGGAAAAATGATCGAGGAATTGATCGATAAAAATGCAAAAGAGTATTTAAGTCAGGATTGTGTTTGGTATCCAAATATGACGGATGAATATTGGGATGAAATAACAAAAAATATTGATGAAGAAGGTATCTCAGATGAGGATTTTGAAATCGAATTAGGGAAAATATTTTCAGGAGTTTTGCCTCTTGGATCACAAGGTTGCAGTTATATTCATGGGCTTGTATTAAATGGTGAATTTAAAGGCAGAGTTGTTAATCTTGACATTGATAGGCAAAAACCGAAATTTACTTTCGAAAATAATTTTTTGGATTGGTATGAAAGATGGCTTGATGAAGTAATTTCAGGAGATCTGATTGTAGATACAGCAACTTGGTTTGGATATTCAATGGGAGGTAAGGCAGAGGATCTTTTGGAAACATATTTTTCTGTGAGCGAATTCAATATTAAAAAAGACTGCTTAAATGCGCTTTTAAAAAAGGCTAAACTGGATACGGAAACTTTAGATGTTATAGAGGCAGAGTATAAATTAAGATCCGGAGAAATTCAGGAAGTTTTACTCCAAATACTGACAAAGTTTGATTACAACAAAGCACACGTTCATTTAATTGAATATGCAAAGGAAAATTTACTGCAGGTCTTTCAGTTTGTTTTTTGGTATGCAAAGGAGAAAAGCAGCGACTGGCTTGGAAGTATTGAATCAAATGTTGGAAAGATAAATGATGAAGAAACGTTTCGATTTTGTACTTATTTATTAAAAGAAATGAGTATAGATTATGGTGAAATAATTGCGCCTTTTGCATCTAATGAGAATGAAGAGATTAGGGTTAGTGCTTACTATTCACTTGGTCAGTTAAAAAATAAAAGTAAATATCTTGAAATTTTTATTCAGGGTTTAAATGACAAAACAAACTCTGTTGTTCGTACAGCCTTACAAGCTTTGGATGGACTTGAAGATAAAAAGTTATTAAGGCATTACAAAAGTGTTTCCGAAAGATTTCCGAAAGAACAAAATTATATTTTGGTGAATTTAAATCTTAGACTAAAGCCTTTTGGTTTAACAAATTCAACAATTAAAAATATAGATGTGGAAACGTATGAGTTCTTCACGAGCAAGAATAAATGGTATCAGTTTTGGAAATAA
- the hutH gene encoding histidine ammonia-lyase yields MREIHYISTETITLEDLQEIIVNQKTLELSEEAKVNVQKCRDYLDKKMASHSEPIYGINTGFGSLCNVKISNENLSKLQENLVKSHACGTGEEVPSEIVKMMLLLKIQSLSYGHSGVQLQTLDRLVAFYNNDILPIIYTQGSLGASGDLAPLAHLSLPLLGEGEVLFEGKKVASAEVMKHFNWEPIVLKSKEGLALLNGTQFMSAYGAHILIKAYKYSYLADLIGAISLEGFDGRIEPFNELIHFIRPHKGQIVTAQRINEFLEGSEIIAQEKKHVQDPYSFRCIPQVHGASKDAIDYVRKVFKTEINSVTDNPNIFVESDQIISGGNFHGQPLALALDFMAIALAELGSISERRTYQLISGLRNLPAFLVDNPGLNSGFMIPQYTAASIASQNKQLATPSSVDSIVSSNGQEDHVSMGANGATKALRVMDNIERILAIELLNASQAIAYREPLKSSDFIEMFLTSYREVVPLVKEDRILHYDIEKTVSFLNSFQIENDLLTMA; encoded by the coding sequence ATGAGAGAGATTCATTATATAAGTACGGAGACCATAACTTTAGAAGATTTACAAGAAATAATCGTAAATCAAAAAACACTTGAATTATCAGAAGAAGCAAAAGTAAACGTTCAGAAATGCCGCGATTATTTAGATAAAAAAATGGCGTCACATTCTGAGCCTATCTACGGAATCAATACTGGTTTTGGATCACTTTGTAATGTGAAAATTTCAAATGAAAACCTGTCAAAATTACAAGAAAATCTTGTAAAATCGCACGCTTGCGGAACAGGAGAGGAAGTACCGTCTGAAATTGTAAAAATGATGTTGTTGCTTAAAATTCAATCTTTAAGTTACGGACATTCGGGAGTTCAATTGCAGACGTTAGATCGTCTGGTTGCTTTTTACAACAACGATATTTTACCTATTATTTATACACAAGGTTCATTAGGAGCTTCCGGAGATTTAGCCCCTTTGGCACATTTGTCTTTGCCTTTGTTGGGAGAAGGAGAAGTGCTTTTTGAAGGAAAAAAAGTAGCTTCAGCAGAAGTTATGAAACATTTTAACTGGGAGCCAATTGTCTTGAAATCTAAAGAAGGTTTGGCATTGTTGAACGGAACTCAGTTTATGAGTGCTTACGGAGCTCATATTTTAATTAAAGCTTATAAATATTCGTATTTGGCAGATTTGATCGGAGCTATTTCATTGGAAGGTTTTGATGGAAGAATAGAGCCTTTTAATGAATTGATCCATTTTATACGTCCTCACAAAGGACAAATTGTGACGGCACAACGCATCAATGAGTTTTTGGAAGGAAGTGAGATTATTGCTCAGGAAAAGAAACATGTTCAGGATCCCTACTCATTCCGTTGTATACCTCAGGTTCACGGAGCTTCAAAAGATGCGATTGATTATGTTAGAAAAGTATTCAAAACAGAAATTAATTCCGTTACAGACAATCCAAATATTTTTGTTGAGTCAGATCAGATTATTTCCGGAGGTAATTTTCACGGACAACCTTTGGCTTTGGCATTAGATTTTATGGCAATTGCTTTGGCTGAATTAGGAAGTATTTCAGAAAGAAGAACGTATCAGTTGATTTCAGGATTGCGTAATCTTCCGGCGTTTTTGGTTGATAATCCGGGGTTAAATTCCGGTTTTATGATTCCACAATATACAGCGGCAAGTATTGCGAGTCAAAATAAACAACTGGCTACTCCATCAAGTGTTGACAGTATCGTTTCGAGTAACGGACAGGAAGATCACGTAAGTATGGGAGCAAACGGTGCTACCAAAGCATTACGTGTTATGGATAATATTGAGCGTATTTTGGCAATTGAGTTGTTAAATGCTTCACAGGCTATTGCGTACAGAGAACCTTTAAAATCAAGTGATTTCATCGAAATGTTCTTAACGAGCTACAGAGAAGTGGTGCCTTTGGTAAAAGAAGACCGAATTTTGCATTATGACATCGAAAAAACAGTATCGTTCCTGAACAGTTTTCAAATTGAAAACGATTTGTTAACAATGGCTTAA